In the Bicyclus anynana chromosome 22, ilBicAnyn1.1, whole genome shotgun sequence genome, AATACCTATTTGTTTTTCACACGCTTTTTCGCATTGCTAATACGGCTGTTAGATACTTACCTACACTATTTACATAGATATTGCATATAAAGTCCCGTTAACCTTGAAAGCAGCATGTTTGCAAGGCGACTATTGCCTTTTTCTACATTCTGTGACATTTAATTCGTAACGAGTCGTAAATCCAAATGAAATACCACCATATGTCTGTCCAGAGAAACTCGATTACGTAATAATCTCAACTTACGTGCCTGACCACATAACATATGAGATACTTGGTTTACCTTAGAAGCTATGTCTATACTTCTAAGGTAAACCAAATAACTTTTACAAATGCTTTTATTAACTcgctagcgtacgcccgcgatttcgtctgccCTTTGACCTCTTTAATTCAGACCATACAGTATcatacagtagtatcgctgtaaaaatggagtaacttctcccgttttccaaacatttcccttcactgctctgctcctattgatcgtagcgtgatgaaaagtatactataacctgtccaggagtatgaagaataattgtaccaagtttcgttaaaatccgtcgagtagtttatgtttctataacgaacatacagacagatagacagacaaacattttactaattgcattttttgcatcagtatcgatcaataattaccccctgatagttattggAAAtctatttcatgtacagaattgacctctctacagatttattataagtatagatgtagatAACAGTAGAAGTAGctattacctatatattatttaggtacaaattacaaagttatgtcatttaaaaaaaaatgcaattacaAATCGTGTTGATACATTAGGTAAATTGGTGATTATAATTAGAAACAAGTCGGAAACCAGTATTTAATTCCGAGAATCGTATTACACAGTGACTGGGCaattaggtatttaattatAGAATTATTTTAACTAACATGATAACAGAACGGTATTTTTCTACGATATTTGTGGTGAAAAAGCtttgaaacggctggaccgattttaatgattttttttgtgtttgttagGTATGATAGATATGAGAGGTAAATAAGTAAAGAtttttcctacccctacctctcattttttatcacaaatttaaatttttgtatgaaatatgaCAGAACAAAGTTTGCTGAGTCTCAATGTTTTGAAatggctcgaccgattttaatggttttttttttgtttgataagtATGAGAGATATGAGAGGTAGAGGTAAATGAGTAAATAATTTTTCCTACCCCCACCCCTTATTTTTATTGCGAATTTagatttttgtatgtaatatgGCAGAACAATATTTGCCGAGTCCCAATGTTTCGAAACGGctcgacagattttaatgattttttttggtgTTTGATAAGTATGAGAGATAGAGgtaaacagataaataatttttctatCCCCCACCCCTTATTTTTGTCgcgaatttagttttttgtatgaaatattaaagAACAATGTTTGCAGAGTCCCAATGCtttgaaacggctcgaccgatttttaaTGTGTCTGTTAGGTATGAGATATATGAGAGGCAGAGGTAAATAGATAAAGAATTTTTACTACCTCACCCTTTATTTATATCGCGAAATATTGCAGACCAATGTTTGCTGAGTTACTTGAAAGTATGCATGTTACTGTTTCAGCAGTATcccattttattctttactagcggacgcccgcgacttcgtctgcgtgaaacactactactactcctacccctaccctaccctatccctaccttacccctaccctgcccctatcctatagtatgcgcattatcatctgagtcgtccggtcataaaagtcaaaaaagataggaatgtgcagcgcgcctacctgcgcaccctaattatcgataaacggctacctgcgcacgtgctaatgatgagtcaataatgatttggacgattctgattggtcggtttctaatgtaattgcattgcgtattttttttgctataaatgtgtttactgcaattaaataaatacattcatgtgttactcgttgcgcactatggatactaatatataataaatttggcagaagacgaagattctgatgatgaagactcagatgaagattaattttatttagttaataattatataatatgaaatatgtattatattaaatcaaatattgttaatttttttaattttgtgaacaagatacgataataaactttacttatcgataatatgtctttcattgttacacccttcactagacggctccataagacccataagtgcaagcgagatagatatagagaaatgatttatggccctaagactcagttgttaatgctattagtatagtatccCTATGTtagggaccatgcgacggcgacggaagctaaaaaaattgagtaacttctcccgttttcccttcactgctctgctcctattgacggtagcgtaatgaaaagtatactttaacctgcccaggtatatgtaaaataattgtaccaagttttgttaaaatccgtcgagtagtttttgtttctataacgaacataccacgcgacgaacgcttaaaaaattgagtaacttctcccgtttacccaacatttcccttctctgctctgctcctattgatcgtagcgtgatggaaagtatactataacctgcccaggagtatgaagaataattgtaccaagtttcgttaaaatccgtcgagtagtttttgtttctattaagaacatacagacagacagacagacagacagacagacaaaaattttactgattgcatttttggcatcagtatcgaccactaaacaccccctgatagttattttggaaatatatttcatgtacagaattgacctctctacagatttattataagtatagattattattattattatttacaagttagcccttgactacaatctcacctgatggtaagtgatgatgcagtctaagatggaagcgggctaacttgttagtaggaggatgaaaatccacacccctttcagtttctacacggcatcgtaccggaacgctaaatcgcttggcggtacgtctttgccggtagggtggtaactagccacggccgaagcctcccaccagccagacctggacaaattaagaaaatctcaatctgcccagccggggatcgaacccaggacatccgtcttgtaaatccaccgcgcataccactgcgccactgaggccgtcaaattgCAACTCGACGAACGAGCGTGTCGTTGCAATTCGACGAATTGCAACGACACGCTACATTATAATAATGTGCATTATCAGCTTATCTCCACAGTTCGCAGTAATTTATTGCTTAATAACTGTGCAAATAACTACTGCTTAGCGTATCagtagttaataataaacaagGCTCATCGCATCACAGCGGCAAGGAGTATAACCGTGTACGCATCGATGTACATTCGGGTGTAGGGTGGCCAGGTCGGCAAGCCCAATAGCCGGACAGACTAGTCAGTTTGGCCGGACATTAGGGTGAACAGGCCGGACACTCATACGGACACATTATTGAAGATTTTGTGTCTAGGTAGGGATAGTACAAAAAAACATGTacttaatactagcggacgtccgcgacttcatccgcctttagacctctttaatccagcccctAAATTAGTATCGCTGTcaaaatgaagtaacttctcccgttttcccaacatttcccttcactgctctgctcctattgatcgtagcgtgatgaaaagtatactatagcctggccaggagtatgaagaatagttGCAccatttcgttaaaatccgtaaaagtaaaagtagtttttgtttctgtaacgaacatacagacagacagataaaaattttactgattgcatttttggcatcagtatcgatcactaatcaccccctgattttttggaaatatatttcatgtacagaattgacctctctacagatttattataagtatcggacagtatttaatatcattggttatTAATCATTCCAATATTCATTTTAGTCATTAGTAACAATTAAGTTCTAGAAATGTAAAAAGCGTAACTAAAGCCGGATGCCGTTTGTTTTGGCCGGACACGCAATCAAAATGCCcaactatgtccggctttatcctgACGCCTGGTAACGCTATTCGGGCGCGGGTTCCGTTTGTGATATTCGTTATATAATGAGCTTAAGCGTCGGTGATCGGCCGCCGCCGACGCCGGTTGCTTTCACTCGCGCCGGTAATTACTAACATTGTGTTCGTTCGCGTCTATTTACACAACTGTTTCGACTGCTGACTGCTAAAAGATAAAGAAAAGTAAAGCGCTACATGCCTCTCCTATCTTATCGACGCCACTCAATTGATCACTCATCACTATATCGCGCGCCTTGTACGGACGGACCACCTTTTATTGTCCAATTTAACGTGTAGACGTGTACGCTTTTATAGGCGCGATGTTACCGGTGAAGTCATAATGTGTGCCGTACAAAAATAGAAACACAGTGTTTGCAGGAAAATAGTATCAATAACAAAAGTGTTGTGGTTTGTTATCGAACGGGAAATGGCGGCCAAATCGCCTACAACGAGCGTGAAGTCGCGCGAGATCATCGGCGGCGACCAGTTCAGTCAGCGGCGCGAGGTTTTCGAAAAGCACGACACCGTTTTCATGCCGTTGCCGTCGCCGACCGTCGCGCCCACGTACCGCGACGTGGAGCCGATAATCACGACGAACCACGGCATCACCACGTCGAACTTCAAACGCAACGCGCCCGGAAGCTCCAGCATGCGCGAGACGAGGAGCGAGGACCGGAGCTACGAGTTCCGGCCGCGAAAGTATTCCGACAACTTCACGTCCGAACTGAACCAGAGCGACAACGTCGACTACCGGTACAGCATGGCTGAGAGGAACAGGAGACTGTCGAAACTGCGACGAGACTTCCTAAAGTCTAACTTACACGAACCGGGAGACGGGACGTTCACACGCAGCGGCGTCCGCGCCTCGCTGCCGACTACCAACACCGTGTCggcaataaaatacaaaatcgaaaatataaatatatacaaattccCATTCGCCGAGCCGTATTCGACACCGACGCCGACCAGACGTGTTGTTGTCGATCTAGGATCGCCTGACGAAGACGACGACAAGGAAAACAATCCCACTCCAGACAGACCAAAGCACCAGAGTTTGCCGAATGAAACTCCCGGCTCCCCGAAGTTCGATCACCAAAAGTTGTATGAAGAACTGGTGAAACGTTATTCGCCGACACGGAAACCTGTAGACTGGACGTTGCCGCCGACAAGACCGAAAGTCGTGGGTTCGGTTCCCAAATCTACGTCCAGCGCAGCGGATAGTGTCGACAGTACTGATAAGAAAGATCAAGAACCAAACGCCGAAGCGGATGAAGTGTTcgagaaaaaagaagaaaagaaagttGAGAAACAAGAACCTGCAACTAATGAAAGTGTAGAGCAAAACAGAGTGGAGGATATAAAACCGAATATCGAAATTCTACATAACGGTCCAGAAGTGAGTGAAAATGAATATGAACCTGACAAAAAGGAAGATGCCAATAATAAGGCAAATGACTCCAAAGGTTCTCTATCAGCACTAGAGGAAAACGACTTCGTGCCAGAACTATCAACGTTCAAAAGACAGCTCAGCAGAGAATCCGCAAAGAAAGTCCCACTCGAAAAATATACGGACATAACCATTCCAGCATTGATAGAAAAGATGACCGAAGAGAGTGAACAGTCGCAGAACCATAAAACCGATGGGAAAAAGGTGAAGAGAAAGAGAAGTTTCTTGGACAAACTTCTAGGGCGTAACAAAGGAGTTAAAGTTGAAAAAACATCGAAATAACGACAACATTGGAATATTACAGCCCTGCCAAAGATTTAAAcaaggtatttaaataaaattgaacctTGAAAGGTTTTAAATCTGTTGTAAATTTGTTGATAATGAATGGTGATGattgtgaaaatataaatatattgtatccGAGTTAGGTTCGGCTTTAAACACATGACATTACGTCAGCATTTCTTATCGTctgataaataatatgtaagctAAAGTCCACACAAaagtcatatttataataataaattgtacctacctgttacttttactacactagacaattttatttatttatactagcggacgcccgcgacttcgtcctcttCCCTTAgccctctttaatccagcccttacaatagtatcgctgtaaaaattgagtaacttctcccgttttcccaacatttcccttcactactctgctcctattgatcgtagcgtgatgaaaagtctgctataacctgcccaggtgtatgaagaataattgtaccaagtttcgttaaaatccgtcaagtagtttttgtttagataacaaacatacagacagacagacagacttaaatTTTACTGACTGcaattttggcatcagtatcgatcactataATAATCACGCCCtgacagttattttggaaatatatttcatgtacagaattgacctctctacagatttattagatatttttaacggcttttaattttttcatatgTACCTAGTTAACAGTTAAATAAACTAACAAATTACCTGGTGATGAAATtaatacttgaaaaataatatcggTTCGTACTTTTAATATCTCATTTTTCTGTTTTGTTGTTTAGCTAAGCACGTCGATTGCACaactacatttattaattagttaaataccTGATTGAAAAAAGTGATCTAGTTAATGTTAGAATAACTAGAAGATCACGTTTAATTTAACTGCTAGTTATTTATGTAACTTTGttcactgactgactgactgacgtAACTACTTGCAATATTATATCAAGGTTTACAGTTAATAGCTGCAAAtctctaataataaatattatttatgttgtttCTTAGTTTCGTTTcggattttataattatttttgattattcagTTTTATTCACAAGGCAATATAGTGTTTTTAAAAACAGTTATCcttttaataagaaaataattcaacta is a window encoding:
- the LOC112055454 gene encoding uncharacterized protein LOC112055454; the protein is MAAKSPTTSVKSREIIGGDQFSQRREVFEKHDTVFMPLPSPTVAPTYRDVEPIITTNHGITTSNFKRNAPGSSSMRETRSEDRSYEFRPRKYSDNFTSELNQSDNVDYRYSMAERNRRLSKLRRDFLKSNLHEPGDGTFTRSGVRASLPTTNTVSAIKYKIENINIYKFPFAEPYSTPTPTRRVVVDLGSPDEDDDKENNPTPDRPKHQSLPNETPGSPKFDHQKLYEELVKRYSPTRKPVDWTLPPTRPKVVGSVPKSTSSAADSVDSTDKKDQEPNAEADEVFEKKEEKKVEKQEPATNESVEQNRVEDIKPNIEILHNGPEVSENEYEPDKKEDANNKANDSKGSLSALEENDFVPELSTFKRQLSRESAKKVPLEKYTDITIPALIEKMTEESEQSQNHKTDGKKVKRKRSFLDKLLGRNKGVKVEKTSK